A single window of Manduca sexta isolate Smith_Timp_Sample1 chromosome 15, JHU_Msex_v1.0, whole genome shotgun sequence DNA harbors:
- the LOC119188529 gene encoding LOW QUALITY PROTEIN: mitotic checkpoint protein BUB3-like (The sequence of the model RefSeq protein was modified relative to this genomic sequence to represent the inferred CDS: inserted 1 base in 1 codon) codes for MTVTRVAESRTEFKXKSLPEDAISSVKFAPKSNQFLLVSSWDCSVRLYDVTANIERHKYSHELPVLDVCFRDAVHSYSGGLDQTLKMYDLNASSETALGEHKGAIRCVEFASEVNAVLTGSWDGTVKMWDSRVPNCVGTYNQGNERVYTMSIVGEKFVVGTSGRKIFVWDVRNMGHVNQRRDSSLKYQTRCIRVFPNKQGYVLSSIEGRVAVEYLDINPEVQKKKYAFKCHRIKEGGLEKIYPVNAISFHSVYNTFATGGSDGYVNIWDGFNKKRLCQFHRYNTAVSSLSFSHDGSALAIACSQLDETQLEDPKPEDTIYIRYVTDQETKPK; via the exons ATGACTGTAACGCGGGTGGCGGAGTCCCGCACCGAGTTTA TTAAAAGCCTGCCCGAGGACGCTATATCTAGCGTTAAATTTGCTCCAAAATCAAACCAATTCCTACTTGTCTCTTCGTGGGATTGTTCAGTCAGGCTGTACGATGTCACCGCGAACATAGAAAGGCATAAATACAGTCATGAATTACCTGTACTGGATGTTTGTTTTCGG GATGCTGTACATTCCTACAGTGGAGGGTTAGACCAAACTCTAAAAATGTATGATCTAAATGCAAGTTCAGAGACAGCTCTTGGGGAGCACAAAGGTGCTATCCGTTGTGTGGAGTTTGCATCGGAAGTGAATGCGGTGCTCACGGGCAGTTGGGACGGGACGGTCAAGATGTGGGACAGCAGAGTGCCAAACTGTGTTGGGACTTACAATCAGGGGAATGAGagg GTATACACAATGAGCATAGTTGGCGAGAAGTTTGTAGTGGGCACATCAGGACGTAAGATCTTTGTATGGGATGTTCGTAACATGGGCCATGTGAACCAGCGGCGCGACTCCTCACTCAAGTACCAGACACGGTGCATACGAGTGTTTCCCAACAAGCAAGGGTATGTGCTGAGTTCCATCGAAGGCCGAGTGGCTGTGGAGTACCTGGACATCAACCCTGAAGTGCAGAAGAAGAAATATGCATTCAAATGTCATAGGATTAAAGAAGGAG GTCTAGAAAAAATCTACCCAGTAAATGCAATAAGCTTCCACTCAGTATACAACACATTCGCAACGGGTGGTTCCGATGGGTATGTCAACATCTGGGACGGATTTAACAAGAAGCGTCTCTGCCAGTTCCACCGTTATAACACAGCGGTGTCCTCCCTCAGCTTCTCTCACGACGGCTCCGCGCTCGCCATAGCCTGCTCGCAACTAGACGAGACGCAATTAGAAGATCCGAAGCCAGAAGACACAATATACATAAGATATGTGACAGATCAGGAGACAAAACCTAAATGA